From the genome of Leptotrichia sp. HSP-342:
GCATACACTTCGCCCATATTCTCTCCAGCATTTGAATACGAAGAAATAAATTCAATCTTCACTTCTTTATGATTATTCAATATCCATACAAGCTGCTGCCCAGCATACCCAGTCGCTCCAATAACTCCAACTTTTATCATAATTACCATCTCCCTGCATTTTTTTATAAAAAAAAAAGCCCTTTTTACAGGCTCTAAATAAAATTATACAAATTGTATATAAAAACAAAGAGCCAACAACCCAAAAGTCATTGGCAAAAGTAAAATTTTTATGTAAAACAGGAATTCATTATAAAAATGATTATACACCATCTGACAAGGGGTTATAATTTAATTGTGTAAATTTATTATCCCTTATCCTTCTTATCATTTTCATAATCTTTTCCTCCTATCATTTTAATTTGTTTTTTGATAAATCTATTATAGCAGAAAAATAATACAAAATCAATATATTAAATATATAAATTTTAAATAATATCATTAATAAAATTAATTCTTTAGCTTTTATAATTTTTTATTTTACAATTTCAAAATCAACTAATATTGGCAAATGATCTGAAAGCTGAGTTTGTATAACTTCATAACTTTTTACTTTTATTTCCTTTGAACAAAGTATAAAGTCAAGTTCCCGCTTTGGATTCCAGCTCGGAAAAGTTGGCTCTTTCCTTATGTTTATATTTTGCAGATTAGAAGCCTGTAAAAACATCTCAATTTCCTCTTCTCCCCAGAACACATTAAAATCTCCAGCAACTATTACTGGCTTTTTACAGTTTTTCACAAAATTATAAAGCTGCACAATCTGTTTCTGTCTTGTTTTTCCACCAAGTGCCAAATGAACTAGAAACACTACTACATCTTTTGTTTCCACCTCAATAATCAATTTTTTCATTCCAATATCCAGATAATGAAATTCTTCCCGTAAAACAGGTTTTTTAGAAAGTAAGGCATTTCCCTGCTTTCTTACCATCGGGAATTTCATATAATTAGAATCTTCCTCATATTTGTACTGATAAACATTATTATTTCTAGTAATTCTTCCAAGAAGCGTAGCTTGATTTTTGCTGTACATTCTAAACGAGCCAAGATCAACTTCTACAAGTCCCACAATATCAGGCTTATATTTATTAATAAATTTCCCAATCCGATAAATATGCCTTACAGAGCGTCCCAAATACCCCCGTATATGTTTAAACGGCTGATTCAGATACTTTCCTGTTCCATATCGAATATTATACAAAAGAAATTTCATTTCCTCTCACTTCTCTTTCCCGTATTTACAAAATTGTATTATATTAAAATTACTTTATAACAATTCCAGTTTAAAATAAAAGCAATAAGTTATATGTAGCTATAAATACTCCATTACTTTTTACACATTTTTATTTTAATTTTATCAAATAATAAGTATTTATTTTTTTACTATCCCAACTCCATCTCCAAACGAAAGCAATACAAAATTATACTCTTCATTCAATTTTTCTATAAATTCTTTAAGCCTTTTTACAATTGTCTTATATCTTTTCGGAATTTCTTCCTTATCTGTTGCAACCAGTCCACGAAACATTAGATTATCAATAAAAATAATTCCATTTTCATTGAGAAGTTTATAACTCATTTCAAAAAACTTCAAATACTGACCTTTCGATGCATCAATAAAAATAAAATCATATTTCACATTCTTATCAAGTTTCGGAATTTCTTCCAAAGCATCTCCAAAAATCATCTTATTCTTTTCGAATAATCCAAGTTTCTTGAAATTTTCCACAGCTTTTCCATAACGAATTTCATCAATTTCCATTGTTGTCAAAAAACCGCCATTTTCATTAGCGATTTGTGCCAAAAATAGTCCTGAGTATCCTGTTGCAGTTCCAATTTCCAAAATATTTTCAGCTTTAATATTTCTAGCTGTAAAAATCATATAATTTAGCACTTCATCTGTAATAATTGGTACATTTTGTTCCAAACTTTCGTTCTTTATCTTCTGTATAATTTCATTCTTTATTTTAAACAAATTCTGTGCATATTTCGATGCTTCTATAAAATTTTCTATCATAAATTTCCCTTTTTTCTTTTATTGTATATTGACATCCATTTAAAATTAAATCTGTAAAATTTAAACAGCATACTTATTTTAAACTATCTTTATTATAATCCAAATTATTTTAGATAAACCAAACAATTTATTCCTATTTTTAAAAACATATGTTATATTTATTTTATTCACTTATAATAAAAGCCCTGTCTCCCCTTTATTAGAATAGTTCGTAATAAATCCTGTATTTTAACAAAGAATATCATTATTTGTATTAAATCTAAAATTCTAATTTCCAACTTTAATCTTTCATATTTTTCATTTAATATTTACAGCATTTCTCCCATTTTAAAAATAGGCAGCATAACTGAAAATACAATAAGCCCAATAATTATTCCAATAAAAATTATCGAAAGCGGCTCAAACATTTTCAAAAACCATTTTATTTTCTCACTAACTTTTTCGTAATAAATTTCATTCAAATTAAAAAATGATATTTTCATTTCGCCAGTCTTTTCTCCAATTGCAAGGAAACTTACGTATTCATTATCAAAAAAAGTCGTATTTTTAAAGGATTTTTGAATACTCTCACCCTTTTCTATTTTCAAAATAATTTTTTTCAGTTCCTCATTTAAAATATAACTTTTAGAATTTGTACACATTTTTAGGGATTGAATCAATGGAACATTGGCATCTGTCAAAGAATACATATTTCTAGTAAAATTCAATATGCAAATATTTTTATACATTTGCCCAATCATTTTTGTTTTTAAAAAAATTTTTTCAAAATTCTTTTCATTTTTTTCTTTCCAATTCTTTAATCCAAAAATTAAAAAAATTATGGCAATTAAAATAAAGACACCATATTTATCCGTTATTTTACTAATATTTATTACAATTTGCGTAATTTTTGGCAATTCCTGCCCAATGTCAGAATAAATTAGGACAAATTTAGGTACAACAAACTTTAACAATATAAACACAATTACTAATGCTGTAACTATAACTGTTACTGGATAAATGCTCAAATTTTTCACATCTTTTTTTATTTTCTGATTAAACTCGTATTTTTCATACAGATTCTTAAAGACTATTTCCAAATTTCCAGTTTCTTCCCCAATTTTTATCATTTCCATAAATTCCTTATTCATAGTAATCTTTGAAAAAGCCCTATGAAGAGGAACTCCCTTTTCAATTTGCTGTTTTGTAACAATTATCTTACTTTTCAAATCTCCGCTATAATTCTGTGCAACAATTCCAAGCGTATCAATTAGTGAAATTTTACCATTTAATAAATAATATACACTTTTAGTAAATGATAACAATTCTTTTTCAT
Proteins encoded in this window:
- a CDS encoding endonuclease/exonuclease/phosphatase family protein, with product MKFLLYNIRYGTGKYLNQPFKHIRGYLGRSVRHIYRIGKFINKYKPDIVGLVEVDLGSFRMYSKNQATLLGRITRNNNVYQYKYEEDSNYMKFPMVRKQGNALLSKKPVLREEFHYLDIGMKKLIIEVETKDVVVFLVHLALGGKTRQKQIVQLYNFVKNCKKPVIVAGDFNVFWGEEEIEMFLQASNLQNINIRKEPTFPSWNPKRELDFILCSKEIKVKSYEVIQTQLSDHLPILVDFEIVK
- a CDS encoding O-methyltransferase, with the protein product MIENFIEASKYAQNLFKIKNEIIQKIKNESLEQNVPIITDEVLNYMIFTARNIKAENILEIGTATGYSGLFLAQIANENGGFLTTMEIDEIRYGKAVENFKKLGLFEKNKMIFGDALEEIPKLDKNVKYDFIFIDASKGQYLKFFEMSYKLLNENGIIFIDNLMFRGLVATDKEEIPKRYKTIVKRLKEFIEKLNEEYNFVLLSFGDGVGIVKK
- a CDS encoding type II secretion system F family protein, producing the protein MINIVKNNKSGINEKELLSFTKSVYYLLNGKISLIDTLGIVAQNYSGDLKSKIIVTKQQIEKGVPLHRAFSKITMNKEFMEMIKIGEETGNLEIVFKNLYEKYEFNQKIKKDVKNLSIYPVTVIVTALVIVFILLKFVVPKFVLIYSDIGQELPKITQIVINISKITDKYGVFILIAIIFLIFGLKNWKEKNEKNFEKIFLKTKMIGQMYKNICILNFTRNMYSLTDANVPLIQSLKMCTNSKSYILNEELKKIILKIEKGESIQKSFKNTTFFDNEYVSFLAIGEKTGEMKISFFNLNEIYYEKVSEKIKWFLKMFEPLSIIFIGIIIGLIVFSVMLPIFKMGEML